ATATCTTCTTTGTGAGGGAAAAGGTTCTtgacaagactctttttgttcATCACATtccttctgaagaccagatTGCTGACATATTCACCAAAGCTCTTTCCCCTACTAGGTTTGAGTATCTTCGTTCCAAACTCAAGGTGCTTGAGCGGGTTCCTTCTCCCCCACCTTGAGTTTGCAGGGGTGTATTAGAGTATACTACTCGTGTTAAGTAAAGCTACTGATTGTAGCTGAGTTAGTGTGTTAGTTATGCTTGCTTAGCTGTCAAGCTTagctggcataacagaattaAGAGTTAGTTGTTAGAGTTTGTTAGAATTGTTAGCTTGTTCATCAAGCTTTATATTCTTCTATAAGTACTGAACTATGGTCTATTGTATCATAACCTTTGAAATGAATGAGAATTAGATTTACAGAGTTCTGAGTTTTCAACAGTAATCActatattataaaattattcTGCACACTGACCAAATTATGATATTTGGTGAGAAAATGGCCACAACTTCAACACTGCCTGTTcaagaaaatttaagaaaacatTGAAAGTAAGCAGTTGAAAGATACTAAAATTGTTTCCTGACAGGATATAGCAGTATtataaattgaaaaccaaacatgAATTACTAAAATTTCAAAAGAGAAAGTAAAACTTATTACTTTAAAAGATGCTACACAATTAAGAAATGTGTCATCATCAATAGGAATACCAAAGAGGGATATACTTCATTTCAGCTACTAAACATCTTTATACTAACAGATTCACAAAGAGATAATTGATAACACTGTTTATACTATATGATATGAAGTTATGAACAGATTCATGAAAGCAATTACCTTCTTCGGTGAAAAAGCAATGTTCTAGCAATCATCATCGTCGTAATCTGGAGATGGCATACACCGTTTCCAGAAATGAAACAATCGAGCAGAATTAACAACACATCAACCTATAAAATCTGAGCCTGCATCAGGAAGAAGCAAAATGTAGGTTGATGAGAATCACGAGAAGAAGAGGAGGGATTTAGAGAATGGAATGACGATGGATTACAAGTCAAAATTGGCAGGGGAAGCAATGAACTTCAAGAAACCCTAGATTTTGCAGCGATCGAAAGAGAGAAGTGAAAGAAAGTGGAATTATCTTCAATGGAATTGAAAAGCAAGAGCAAAATAGGATGAGAAATGGCGTTGTCTCAGTGGGAAAATGGAAACACTGAGgttatgtttggattgatggaactTAATGGAGCGGAATGGAATGGAATGAAATATAATGGAACGGAATGGAATGGGATGGAGCGGAGTAAAAGTCTCTTACCATTGTTTAGATATTTTATGATGGAGCGGAACAAATTTACCACTTTATTGTTTGGATAGTGAACGGAACGGaacaattataattttattattccTGTTTTACcctttattataaaaatattaattgcactatttgatatttttaatccAAATACTGTGAGTATGTGATGATATGATTGGTTAACTAAGAATTCACACACTCAACTTAAAGAAACATGTTAGGTGCATCCATGGAGTTCTACAGGAGGCAAACGATTTACAAAATCAGGGTACATCGAAGTCAAAGAAAAAAACATGTTAGGAGGATCCAAATCCAAATTAACAACATTCTCAATTATGTTTTGTTGTTTCCATTTGTGAAGTCTCATGTTGGCTGTAGCTGGTGCGTGTACAACATGGTATTCTCTGTTGTTACCTCGGTTCGAGTTGCAGAGCAAGGCTAGATTAATATTGTGGTAAATTGGTGGGATTAACACGGGGTATATTGGTATTTTCAGAATTTTAATGGTTCAGCAAATATTTGCTCCATCCCATTCCACCCGATTTGGAGGGGAACAAAAGTAAGGGAAAACAATGGAATGGGATGGAGCATGTGCCACTGTGCTCCATTGGATTCCATcatcttttaattaaaacaaacaaTGGATCCTTCACTCCATCCCCTCAATTCCACTCCACTCCATCCCCTCCCCCCAATCCAAACAAAGCCTGAGACAGAGACCACAGGGAAACTCAAGTGTTTAATATTGTATGATGAATTATTGATTGGCGGTTTTAACATGGCCGCCAGAAAAGATTGCCAATAAAAGGGCATTGCTTTTCCTGTGCAATGCGCGTGTAGTTTTAAGGGCATGTTTAGTATGTTGTATTGTGTAAAGTCTGATAGTTTAAGGTGCGATGGTATTAGGTATGATAATGTTATATAtcgtttggtcatacactgtataaaCTTATCatttcgtttaaattaatgtaaACCTATGTTTCATAAAATATTGAATgataaatattgaaaaaatgaGGATGGTGTTAGTGCGTGGTAAAGATAGTGGTGGCGGCCGAGGTAGCTGCGAAAATAGCGGTGTCGGTGATGGAGGGTGGTCGATATGGTGGTTGTTGTAGAGGTGGAAATGATGATGTTGAGTGGTGGCGAGGGAGGtagttgtggtggtggtaggtCGTGGCGGTTGGTAGTGGTGATGGCGATGACAATGGTGGTGGACGGTGGTGgttgtagtggtggtggtggagagtaTTGCGGTGCTAGCGGTGTTGTATGGTAGTGGTGGTTCAGGTGATGGAGGCAACAGTGATGGTGTTagaaggtgatggtgatgatggtggtggcaacGTTTGTGGAGGTAGTAGTGGTGGTGAGACATGACAATATGTAGTGGCAGTGGCGATAATGATGACAGTTGAGGTGGTGGAGGcattggtggcggtggcggtagtggtgggTGGTACTGGCGGTAACAATGGTGATGGCGATGACGACAACATCGGTAGAGAAAGTGGTGGAGGCGGCGGTGGTAGTAGGGGTGGAGGGTGATGGCGGCGACAATGGGggcagtggtggagggtggtggtggaggcgatAGCGGCAACGACAGTGGCGACAGTGATGGTGGAGgcgattgtggtggtggtgattggagggtggtggttgtggcaatGGTGGAGGGTTGTGGTGGTAGTGGATTAAATTTTTCATGTAGTTTGTACGTCACACTATTATCAATGTCTTATCCATCGTCGATaagatggattaaataatccatcattttagaTTGTGTTTGGCATGCCATGTCAATAGCTTAAAGCTTTTTTATTAAGTTaccttatagcttaaagcttaaaaCTTATTGTATTTATCCTCATTTTTATACTTATCATTTTAATGAAATTCTATCATTACCTtttcaatatttataaaaacactaaactcaattttttttgaattaattgttaatataaaattttcaaaaatatttttctaatttagaaaaatataaacttaattcattaaattaaattataaatttatatattttatctatttaaattattaaaaatataaaaaagaaaataaattaaaaattaatattatattttttagatgataaataatttaaactgaattaaaatatttaaaatgacaATTATTTTAATACAATATATGTATTGATGTGTAAATAAAATAATGTTGAATGCAAAATGAATTATACAAGTATGCCCTTTTATGTCATTACagtttcagcttgtttaacaacTAATTTTACCAAACACATTTTTATAATCaggtagcttttcagctatcagctttcagcttccAGCTAACTTATAAACTTTCAGCATTCAGTTAGTTTTTcacttttcagctagcttatcagctaggtatgccaaacatagccttaatgTATAAGAAATGATTAATGTATAAGTTTATATAATACAAtgttagcaccaaacaatgaataaactcataacgtattgtataagcttatactatttttattttaagtaTTGTTTTTAAGTAattgtaaaaaattaataaatatttgaaaCATGTGGTattgtcatatatcaagaaaaaaTAATCGCCTGAAAAAGGGACCAGAGGGAAGAAAAAATTTAAGATTTTCCTATATTTGTTTGAAATCCATAATGATATGAATTTAGAATTTGAAGGAGGGATTTGACAAATATATTGAGTAGTGCGAGATTTGGGAGAGAGATTTGAGGGTGAGTTCCCTGGGCTTGAATTAAAAATGGATCGGATGTAAGAAATTTTTTGAGATTTTTTGTTCTAGTGTTTACGGAATTGAATGAGGGATATGAGGGAAGGAAAAAAGAATGATACGAGATTTATGTGGAATGAAACACGTAGGATAAGATAATGAAAAttggaaattaaatgaaattgaaaactgATTGATGTTTTTTTAGAAGCTTGAAAACTGAttgatatacttttttttttaaaaccagaTTGATATACTTGAAAAGTGAAGACGTGACAGTCGTGACTTATTGTGAAAGTGAGTTTTGAATTAGAGTGTCTTACAGCTTAGAACGATGACTCTACTTTATTAGATAACATGATAGATTCAATTTTTAGCATATAATGGACTAGATTgtaaattttaagaaaatatagagaaaaaaatactccctccgttcccaaTTATAAGTCATATTTTTTGAAAGAactttgttacaaaatataagtcactttctaatatctaggaaacattaaataattttttccaagttcaccctcatatttaatatgaaagagatgataaactttagaagtattaacttggagagagaaaatcataggaaagtaaatatgGGTAAtgtaggaaagtaaatcattttttttacaaattgattactagtaactacttttcttaatctaagagaattagttatttgtgacttatatataggaacggagggagtaacaaaTTAAGGAAAATGTATGAAACCGTTACACTTTTAGAGGGGTATTAGAGAAATTCCTCTAGTGAaattactattttattttttgtactGTAAAGGGTTGttttgaaattataaaatttgagaaaaaaccaggccttttttcttatttttgtgATAATTACAGTAATATCAAAATATTTAATGTAATCTaatctttatttattaatatataataattttgatttttggtATTATTAGATTTTGATCTGCTTGTCTTATTTTAACGATGACATTTTCTCTATTTTAAAACCAAATTTAGCAATATCTTCGAATTTTGATCTCATAACGGTTATGTTATCATTAACCATATCTTTTAAATTGAGTCGATATCTTTTTATTCTTAATATCATCCAGCACATCCTTAGGAATGTGGTCCGAATTTTTTTAGGGTAGAATTAAATGTGCAGCTTATAAGTATCAAAATTGGTGTCACTTGTGACTTGTGTATTGCGATTGAAATTGTTACCCTCTTTCTTTTCTCATTGTGACAGAGCAATTCTTGAATCTTGAAGATTAGTATTATCATGGCGGTGGCGAGGCCCATGGCACCTGTCTGGAATCTCCAGTGTGTCCAATTGAATGAGCTTGACGTAGAGTGTTGTCGCTATCTCCAGCAACATCTCATTGGGAATTATTTCCAAATGAAAGTTCGAGTAAGACGGGAACCATGCTTTTTGCTTCATCCAAATATGCCTTCTACTTTAACAGCCGTGAACCCTCCTTCAATTGAGTGTGACATTAGGAGCTTCATCATCGAATCTTGGGATGATATACGAGAAAATGGTCTATCAAGATTTGAAAGCAACTTATCTTATAATCATATCATTCCTGCAGAGTTCATTCCATCACTGGCACAGAATGTGATACAATATGCCAATGAATTGGTCCAAGGTTGTCCTCCAGGTTTCGGTTACGGTTATGAGAGTCCGCACTTGACTTGGTTTAAGTTTGTTCTGGATATTACTGTTCCTGAGTTAATTGAAGATCAAGATCTCATCATCAGGAACATAATGTGGCAGTCCGTCACCCAAATGGCTTCTGAGTTA
This is a stretch of genomic DNA from Lotus japonicus ecotype B-129 chromosome 1, LjGifu_v1.2. It encodes these proteins:
- the LOC130731964 gene encoding uncharacterized protein LOC130731964, producing MAPVWNLQCVQLNELDVECCRYLQQHLIGNYFQMKVRVRREPCFLLHPNMPSTLTAVNPPSIECDIRSFIIESWDDIRENGLSRFESNLSYNHIIPAEFIPSLAQNVIQYANELVQGCPPGFGYGYESPHLTWFKFVLDITVPELIEDQDLIIRNIMWQSVTQMASELGDNQDDIRVPELYHNEDHFMDSELYDMLSELSNSVDYTLTWEPLEMAPTSIAIESLKKVKLEEGAAMESCSICLTELGDGARAVSSTPCKHVFHQDCLVQWLIKSPTCPLCRCAIPTLIDYT